In a genomic window of uncultured Sphaerochaeta sp.:
- a CDS encoding GNAT family N-acetyltransferase, whose product MTGIRCITEEDLPSIRKLIEQLAVDLGEVFEISEEKALEHYQAMQEHPEVYQSFVSCMDGQVIGFISLVLYRSFFHRKGTALVNELVVEKEFRNRQIGKALLEHAFSVAKEAGMDELEVGVMKENTRAIAFYRKNGFDEEYLLLGNEFPVYRQASK is encoded by the coding sequence ATGACAGGTATACGGTGTATCACCGAAGAGGATCTTCCTTCCATTCGCAAGCTCATCGAACAATTGGCCGTGGACTTGGGTGAGGTGTTTGAGATCAGCGAAGAGAAAGCCTTGGAACACTATCAGGCGATGCAAGAGCATCCAGAGGTATACCAAAGCTTTGTCTCTTGCATGGATGGTCAGGTGATTGGTTTCATCTCCTTGGTACTTTACCGATCGTTTTTCCACAGGAAAGGCACTGCGTTGGTGAATGAACTGGTGGTGGAGAAGGAGTTCCGAAACCGGCAGATAGGAAAAGCCCTGCTTGAGCATGCCTTCTCGGTAGCCAAGGAGGCAGGCATGGATGAGTTGGAGGTGGGAGTGATGAAAGAGAACACCCGAGCCATCGCGTTCTATCGAAAAAATGGGTTTGATGAGGAGTATTTGCTTCTGGGGAATGAGTTTCCTGTTTATCGCCAAGCGAGTAAATAA
- a CDS encoding ABC transporter substrate-binding protein, whose product MKKALVVMVLLSLVLSGVFAEGTSEKAPANEKLVVGFAQIGQESGWRGAETTSITFYAAQNLDTIQLHFADAQQKQENQIKAVRSFIQMGVDVIGLAPVVETGWETVLKEAKEAEIPVIFVDRMAKVPEDLYATFIGSDFIDEGQKAAKEMIRLLNGTGKVVMLEGTVGASAAIDRQKGFLDAIAAAPGITVIARQSGDFTRSKGKEVMESFLKSYPEIDGAYADNDDMMLGAIEAMKEAGKKPGTQIKTVSVDGVKGIFEAMVAGEANVTVECNPLLGPQFFQAAADLKAGKTVPKWIKSNEDVYRQETAAADLPTRLY is encoded by the coding sequence ATGAAAAAAGCACTGGTAGTTATGGTACTGCTCAGTCTGGTTCTTTCCGGCGTATTCGCTGAAGGAACCAGTGAAAAAGCCCCTGCAAATGAAAAACTGGTGGTTGGGTTTGCCCAGATTGGGCAAGAGTCAGGTTGGAGAGGTGCGGAAACCACTTCCATCACCTTCTATGCAGCCCAGAATCTTGACACCATCCAATTGCATTTTGCCGATGCGCAGCAAAAACAAGAGAACCAGATCAAGGCAGTCCGCTCATTCATCCAGATGGGTGTGGACGTAATCGGTCTTGCTCCGGTTGTTGAAACTGGTTGGGAAACTGTTCTCAAGGAAGCCAAAGAAGCCGAGATTCCCGTAATCTTTGTTGATCGCATGGCAAAGGTGCCCGAGGATCTCTATGCAACCTTCATAGGATCGGACTTCATCGATGAGGGACAGAAAGCTGCCAAAGAGATGATCCGCCTGCTCAACGGTACAGGCAAGGTTGTCATGCTTGAAGGTACTGTCGGTGCCTCGGCTGCCATCGACCGCCAGAAGGGTTTCCTCGATGCAATCGCAGCAGCTCCTGGCATTACGGTCATTGCACGCCAAAGTGGGGACTTCACCCGCAGCAAGGGAAAGGAAGTCATGGAATCCTTCCTGAAGAGCTATCCCGAGATTGACGGCGCCTATGCAGACAACGACGATATGATGCTTGGTGCAATAGAGGCAATGAAGGAAGCTGGCAAGAAGCCCGGCACCCAGATCAAGACGGTCTCCGTCGATGGCGTGAAAGGCATCTTCGAAGCAATGGTGGCAGGAGAAGCCAATGTCACTGTTGAGTGCAACCCCCTGCTCGGACCCCAGTTCTTCCAGGCTGCAGCCGACCTGAAGGCAGGAAAAACCGTACCGAAGTGGATCAAGTCCAATGAAGATGTGTACCGCCAGGAAACTGCAGCGGCTGATCTTCCCACCCGCCTGTACTAA
- a CDS encoding S8 family peptidase produces the protein MNKVLEMKGKFNQAPNPSKPGAATLPRNGSVDASDIERLITSLDGVRRYWTEERRLFKPLVSLHYKDVVAKSNRMGAILANGSETPNTTIVGAKFSAEVHPRHIITHCVDVDALLNGIQRLERVLSILKSGFENRISAEQMVILSANKEYVKAYLKRDPTPAEMSRKTHQEEILSEHGMKKSPFCSIIKDAYYLDCFAVEERTEAISESQIITLYDTGLSRNEILRRLGMQNQTVRALDEVTWMVTPDQYRRIINEAPYLVAMAVPDMGRIGALIDGDSSGPASAFSIPQPLDEPVIGVIDTLFDEKAYFSSWVDSTCMVDPEFIEQADYEHGTAISSLIVDGPALNAHLDDGCGRFRVRHFGIAKHDKNSSLNLMKLIRSIVETNKDIKVWNLSLGSPLEIEPNFISPEAALLDELQFERDIIFVVAGTNNRDRHRDFPRIGAPADSLNSVVVNAVSLSGRPVEYSRKGPVLHFYKKPDAATFGGDREDGMVVYSSRGRVKVMGTSYAAPWVARKLAYLIHIMGFSREVAKALLLDASAGWNVDATYQDLVGFGRVPTHISDILTTGNDEIKFVIHGISEAYQTYAYSIPVPMYKEQFPYIAKATLCYFPKCSRLQGVDYTGTEMDLHFGRMDKKGKIKTIDNNLQGDDAPHALFEKDVRERYRKWDNVKYISEGGKSRNYPRKRLNASSPNWGVNIKTKERLESKFGKGLHFGVVVTLRELGGVNRISEFMQLCRANNWFVNEVDIHARVETYAKAEVEIAFTED, from the coding sequence ATGAACAAGGTGCTTGAAATGAAGGGGAAATTCAATCAGGCTCCCAATCCATCCAAACCTGGGGCAGCAACACTGCCTAGGAATGGGAGTGTTGATGCTTCCGATATCGAACGGCTGATTACCTCCCTTGATGGTGTCCGACGCTATTGGACGGAAGAGCGAAGGCTGTTCAAGCCATTGGTGTCACTTCATTACAAGGATGTTGTGGCCAAAAGCAACCGAATGGGGGCTATTCTTGCAAATGGTTCTGAAACACCGAATACGACAATCGTCGGCGCCAAATTCTCAGCAGAAGTGCACCCAAGACACATCATTACCCACTGTGTTGATGTTGATGCTCTTCTTAATGGCATACAGCGGCTTGAGCGTGTCCTGTCCATTCTGAAAAGTGGTTTTGAGAACCGAATTTCCGCTGAGCAAATGGTTATTTTGAGTGCCAATAAGGAGTATGTCAAAGCATATCTCAAAAGGGATCCAACTCCCGCTGAAATGAGCAGGAAAACACATCAGGAAGAGATCCTCTCTGAACATGGGATGAAAAAGTCACCATTTTGCAGCATCATCAAGGATGCATATTATCTTGATTGCTTTGCAGTTGAGGAGCGCACAGAGGCTATCTCAGAAAGCCAGATCATCACACTCTATGATACAGGACTCAGCCGTAATGAAATCCTTCGGAGACTGGGGATGCAAAACCAAACCGTCAGGGCCCTGGATGAAGTAACCTGGATGGTCACACCCGACCAGTACAGAAGAATCATCAATGAAGCCCCATACTTGGTGGCGATGGCTGTGCCTGATATGGGAAGGATTGGAGCACTGATTGATGGCGATAGTTCTGGCCCTGCTTCCGCATTTTCAATCCCCCAGCCTCTGGACGAACCTGTTATCGGGGTTATCGACACGCTCTTTGACGAAAAAGCCTACTTTTCCTCATGGGTCGATTCTACCTGTATGGTTGACCCTGAGTTCATTGAGCAAGCGGATTACGAGCATGGGACAGCAATCTCTTCCCTTATTGTTGATGGACCTGCTTTGAACGCACATTTGGATGATGGATGCGGTCGCTTTCGGGTTCGTCATTTTGGGATTGCAAAGCACGATAAGAACAGCTCCCTTAACCTCATGAAATTGATACGGTCCATCGTTGAGACGAACAAGGACATCAAGGTGTGGAACTTGTCCCTTGGCTCTCCATTGGAAATAGAACCAAATTTCATATCACCAGAGGCGGCTCTTCTCGATGAACTTCAATTTGAGAGAGATATCATCTTTGTGGTAGCGGGAACCAATAATCGTGATCGTCATAGAGATTTTCCAAGGATAGGTGCCCCTGCCGACTCTCTTAATTCTGTGGTGGTCAATGCTGTTTCACTGTCTGGAAGACCTGTGGAGTATTCTCGCAAGGGACCTGTCTTGCATTTCTATAAAAAGCCGGATGCAGCCACCTTCGGCGGGGATCGAGAGGATGGTATGGTTGTCTATTCCAGCAGGGGTAGGGTGAAAGTGATGGGAACCTCCTATGCTGCACCATGGGTAGCCCGCAAGCTGGCATATCTGATCCATATCATGGGTTTCTCCCGAGAAGTAGCCAAGGCCCTGCTTCTCGACGCTTCTGCTGGTTGGAATGTAGATGCCACGTATCAGGATCTTGTGGGTTTCGGTCGGGTACCAACCCATATCTCAGATATCCTGACAACAGGAAATGATGAGATCAAGTTTGTAATTCACGGAATCTCTGAAGCATACCAGACTTATGCATATTCCATTCCAGTCCCCATGTACAAAGAGCAGTTTCCTTATATTGCCAAAGCGACTTTATGCTATTTCCCGAAATGTTCACGTCTGCAGGGAGTTGACTATACGGGTACTGAGATGGATCTTCACTTTGGACGGATGGATAAGAAAGGGAAGATAAAAACCATTGACAATAACCTGCAAGGTGATGATGCCCCGCATGCATTGTTTGAGAAGGATGTACGGGAGCGATACCGGAAATGGGATAATGTCAAATATATATCTGAAGGGGGCAAGTCTCGGAACTATCCTCGCAAACGGCTCAATGCATCATCTCCGAACTGGGGAGTCAACATCAAAACCAAGGAACGCCTGGAAAGCAAATTCGGCAAAGGTTTGCATTTCGGAGTTGTTGTCACGTTACGTGAGCTTGGTGGGGTGAACCGTATTTCGGAATTCATGCAGCTTTGCAGGGCAAACAACTGGTTTGTGAATGAGGTGGATATTCACGCGAGAGTCGAGACCTATGCAAAAGCTGAAGTTGAGATTGCGTTTACTGAGGACTGA
- a CDS encoding NAD(P)/FAD-dependent oxidoreductase has protein sequence MPQQRIVIVGAGISGLTAATSLAMRGHKVLVLEKQAICGGLVNSFVRDGFLFDGGIRATENAGMIKPMLAELGLDLPLFPSRVSLGVEDRIITADSQESLASYAKLLKELYPESTEDVEKVIKVIGKYDTYMQVLFGSDSPFFKDAKRDLSYFLTTFIVWIFRFLATGAAIMRMQMPMEVFLGKLIGNDSLRDIISQHFFKKTPAFFAMSYFSLYPDYFYPKGGVGRIPAALQSRLEELGSEVRTETEVVGLDASRKVLVDSAGNAYPYDKLIWCADVKHLYRITTWDTFPKSITQKMLKEKEQVLASRGAESVFTLFLAVDLPPEYFHAISEGHFFYTPSRNGLGELHRSELASLLQGWETLKREAFYSWLDSFCRLNTYEISIPVLNDSSAAPEGKTGLIASFLFDYELTRRIEAGGWYEEFEQHIKASMIEVLTTSVYPELKEHILFSFSASPLRIERTVGSSEGAIVGWSFEQKIPLDATMLTMKKAIKSPIPDVFRAGQWTASPAGLPTCIMTARMAADMVHAELGEKIL, from the coding sequence ATGCCACAGCAGAGAATCGTCATCGTAGGCGCCGGTATTTCGGGCCTGACTGCAGCAACTTCGCTGGCCATGCGAGGCCACAAGGTGTTGGTGCTTGAGAAACAAGCAATCTGCGGTGGGTTGGTGAACTCCTTTGTGCGGGATGGCTTTCTCTTCGATGGTGGAATCCGGGCCACCGAGAATGCCGGCATGATCAAACCCATGCTTGCAGAGCTTGGCCTTGATCTGCCGTTGTTTCCCAGCAGGGTTTCCCTGGGTGTTGAGGATAGGATCATCACAGCTGACTCCCAAGAGAGTCTTGCCTCCTATGCGAAACTGCTCAAGGAGCTCTATCCAGAGAGCACCGAGGATGTGGAGAAAGTCATCAAGGTCATCGGCAAGTACGATACGTACATGCAGGTGCTTTTCGGAAGTGACAGCCCGTTCTTCAAGGATGCCAAGCGCGACCTGAGCTACTTCCTGACCACCTTCATCGTCTGGATCTTCCGCTTTCTGGCCACCGGGGCTGCCATCATGCGGATGCAAATGCCCATGGAAGTGTTTCTGGGCAAGTTGATCGGCAATGACTCCCTTCGGGATATCATCTCCCAGCACTTCTTCAAGAAAACCCCCGCCTTCTTCGCCATGAGTTATTTCTCCCTCTACCCTGACTACTTCTATCCCAAAGGGGGAGTGGGACGAATTCCTGCTGCTCTGCAGTCACGCTTGGAGGAGCTGGGGTCTGAGGTACGGACTGAGACGGAAGTGGTGGGTTTGGATGCTTCTCGCAAGGTGCTTGTTGATTCGGCGGGGAATGCATATCCCTATGACAAGCTTATCTGGTGTGCTGATGTGAAGCACCTCTACCGAATAACTACCTGGGATACGTTTCCAAAGTCCATAACGCAAAAGATGCTCAAGGAGAAGGAGCAGGTGCTTGCAAGCCGTGGGGCCGAGTCTGTCTTCACGCTCTTCTTGGCTGTGGACCTTCCCCCAGAGTATTTCCACGCAATATCAGAAGGCCATTTCTTCTATACCCCCTCCCGGAACGGGTTGGGAGAGCTGCATCGCAGTGAGCTTGCATCTCTACTGCAAGGGTGGGAGACTCTCAAGCGAGAGGCCTTTTACTCCTGGCTGGATTCCTTCTGTCGTCTCAACACCTATGAGATTTCGATTCCGGTCCTCAACGACAGCAGTGCAGCCCCTGAGGGGAAGACGGGCCTGATCGCAAGCTTCCTCTTTGACTACGAGCTTACCCGAAGGATAGAAGCAGGCGGTTGGTATGAGGAGTTTGAGCAGCACATCAAAGCCTCCATGATCGAAGTGCTCACCACGTCGGTATACCCAGAGCTGAAAGAGCACATCCTCTTCTCGTTCTCGGCAAGCCCGTTGCGCATTGAGCGTACGGTCGGCAGCAGCGAAGGGGCGATCGTCGGCTGGTCGTTTGAGCAGAAGATCCCTCTCGATGCCACCATGCTTACGATGAAGAAGGCGATCAAAAGCCCTATTCCCGATGTGTTTCGTGCAGGGCAGTGGACAGCCAGCCCTGCCGGCCTTCCCACCTGCATCATGACTGCCCGCATGGCAGCTGACATGGTGCATGCTGAGCTGGGGGAAAAGATTCTCTGA
- a CDS encoding toxin-antitoxin system HicB family antitoxin, protein MMKIDDYLNLPYTLELKKEEDGSYFIAVKELEGCFSVGDTAEKALAMIEDAKRAWIEFSLEKGLPIPKPEDPASKSYSGRFVVRVTPSLHRKLSLQAKANRVSLNYLVSEILSGKCAVIETQERVIDSFVEAYAKNSLDHTQNEKQE, encoded by the coding sequence ATGATGAAGATTGATGATTATCTGAATCTTCCCTATACCCTTGAGCTGAAGAAAGAAGAAGATGGATCCTATTTTATTGCTGTCAAAGAACTGGAGGGTTGCTTTTCAGTTGGTGATACTGCTGAAAAAGCTCTTGCAATGATAGAAGATGCGAAACGAGCATGGATCGAGTTCAGTTTGGAAAAGGGCCTTCCTATTCCTAAACCTGAAGATCCAGCTTCAAAATCGTATAGTGGACGGTTCGTGGTACGAGTTACTCCTTCATTACACCGAAAGCTCTCCCTTCAGGCCAAAGCAAATAGGGTAAGTTTGAACTATCTTGTCTCAGAAATTCTTTCTGGGAAATGCGCTGTTATAGAGACACAAGAACGAGTCATTGATTCATTTGTAGAAGCATATGCGAAAAATTCACTTGACCATACACAAAATGAAAAACAAGAATGA